The Streptomyces sp. NBC_01244 genome has a segment encoding these proteins:
- a CDS encoding site-specific integrase — protein MNVLEHWTVDFYDFTVPPPAAKDPELPDLGDLHGRAARNGARHGTPILLPPSGRPDSRINLFFREGRMATSQPGTWRRYAYTLVVWLDFLNAVDTTWDRATVRDVEAFKDWRITDTRNAERVRATSFDTDRAGLNSFYTWASSRFGIANPVATVRADNEAATRQAYGRGRRDPLRPAGSTSRQVKWLLRDALEQWRDIGLRGYGFDGLRRAGRQAGRFNEDRDAAFADGLYGTGLRLREWASILDVELPVSGGERMGTAWLAAKCVKGGRAGRAYWIPRQVLRSVEGYLDPLEGSRAEVISRAQRHGRYERLSGVRIVIGHDPRTRQVHVAAAGGSQSVALDDLAPDDRRLLFRRTTQGLEPLCVWLSVNGLPKKPHSWEDTFDAANRRVAEAWLGRTDPNGRLNEGQRDQMRRECPLWATPHMCRHSFALKWFSILSLVEERRLEGFSPDEIEDFREQLGDIWLQLAVLLGHRHPDTTREHYLEPFTGLQVSYLMALLDDDESSGVDTLVRIFARHGGSVMGPAVAAGRTQ, from the coding sequence GTGAACGTCCTGGAACACTGGACCGTTGACTTCTACGACTTCACCGTCCCACCGCCTGCCGCGAAAGATCCCGAGCTCCCCGATCTCGGCGATCTGCATGGCAGAGCCGCCCGCAACGGGGCCCGCCACGGCACGCCCATCCTCCTGCCGCCGAGTGGCCGCCCCGATTCCCGGATCAACCTCTTCTTCCGGGAAGGCCGGATGGCCACCTCGCAGCCGGGAACCTGGCGGCGCTACGCGTACACGCTCGTTGTGTGGTTGGACTTCCTGAACGCCGTCGATACGACATGGGACCGGGCCACGGTCCGTGACGTCGAGGCGTTCAAGGACTGGCGCATCACCGACACCCGGAACGCGGAGCGGGTGCGGGCCACCTCGTTCGACACCGACCGTGCCGGCCTCAACAGCTTCTACACGTGGGCTAGTTCCCGGTTCGGGATCGCGAACCCGGTCGCGACCGTGCGTGCCGATAACGAGGCAGCGACACGACAGGCGTACGGCCGGGGGCGCCGTGACCCGCTGCGTCCGGCGGGTTCGACGAGCCGTCAGGTGAAGTGGCTGCTGCGGGATGCCTTGGAGCAGTGGCGCGACATCGGGCTACGCGGATACGGCTTCGACGGGCTGCGGCGCGCGGGGCGGCAGGCCGGCAGGTTCAACGAGGACCGGGACGCGGCCTTCGCCGACGGCCTGTACGGGACCGGGCTTCGGCTGCGTGAGTGGGCGAGCATCCTCGACGTCGAACTCCCGGTCTCGGGCGGCGAGCGGATGGGCACGGCGTGGCTCGCGGCCAAGTGCGTCAAGGGTGGCCGCGCCGGCCGGGCGTACTGGATTCCCCGGCAGGTACTGCGGTCGGTCGAGGGCTACCTGGACCCACTGGAGGGATCCCGAGCCGAGGTGATCAGCCGGGCACAGCGGCACGGTCGGTACGAGCGGCTCAGCGGCGTGCGTATCGTGATCGGCCACGATCCCCGTACCCGGCAGGTGCATGTGGCCGCTGCGGGCGGCTCGCAATCAGTGGCCCTGGACGACCTGGCGCCGGACGACCGCCGGCTGTTGTTCCGCCGGACGACGCAGGGCCTGGAGCCGCTGTGTGTGTGGCTGTCGGTGAACGGCCTACCGAAGAAACCGCACAGCTGGGAAGACACCTTCGATGCCGCGAACCGACGGGTGGCCGAAGCATGGCTGGGCAGGACCGATCCGAACGGGCGGCTGAACGAGGGGCAGCGGGATCAGATGCGGCGCGAGTGTCCCCTGTGGGCGACGCCCCACATGTGCCGGCACTCCTTTGCCTTGAAGTGGTTCTCGATCCTGTCGCTCGTCGAGGAGCGCCGTTTGGAGGGCTTCTCGCCCGACGAGATCGAGGACTTCCGCGAACAGCTCGGCGACATCTGGCTGCAGTTGGCCGTGCTGCTTGGGCATCGACATCCCGACACTACGCGGGAGCACTACCTGGAGCCCTTCACCGGCCTGCAGGTCTCGTACCTGATGGCGCTCCTGGACGACGACGAGAGTTCAGGGGTGGACACGCTGGTGCGGATCTTCGCACGTCACGGTGGGTCGGTCATGGGGCCGGCCGTCGCGGCCGGGCGAACGCAGTGA